In the Streptomyces sp. BHT-5-2 genome, one interval contains:
- a CDS encoding TNT domain-containing protein: protein MRLWRRGKRQELSAGGAEVWDRFGSPLGRFAHPNGTPFAQRSLPPTYLMCGYHVYSWIRPWTGEDVEKYGFIRSGKVAPWFGQPGGGTQFMLPEGISVQWLIDQGYIREEPVR, encoded by the coding sequence ATGAGGCTGTGGCGGCGCGGGAAGAGGCAGGAGCTGTCGGCCGGGGGAGCGGAGGTGTGGGACCGGTTCGGGAGCCCGCTGGGGAGGTTCGCGCACCCGAACGGGACGCCGTTCGCCCAGCGTTCCCTGCCGCCCACCTACCTGATGTGCGGATACCACGTGTACAGCTGGATCCGACCGTGGACTGGGGAGGACGTCGAGAAGTACGGCTTCATCCGGAGCGGCAAGGTCGCTCCCTGGTTCGGCCAGCCCGGGGGCGGAACGCAGTTCATGCTCCCGGAGGGCATCTCGGTTCAGTGGCTCATCGACCAGGGCTACATCCGCGAGGAACCCGTGCGGTGA
- a CDS encoding DUF1996 domain-containing protein translates to MTIAAMALLLGGGALAAIAGTALAHNSGPDPVPGHQHLAVTAATVSCPDVGENLRTVPSVARLQVSRGLASLDRQVSDAYQAMMSGGSSGATLGTLERQRRQTIGAMADAIARGGVRRPDDLMRMSACTTKPTGTTPDRDLSQRQSRSRGGKQGPGQGLHHRQTGPSRDDFVDITTVAPGTVSPPFATPGGRGASTGTFSSACGRNENGHFNSDNVIVTPGVTNGAHHTHDYVGNTTTDAFSTEQSLAASGTTCSNGDLSTYYWPVLRELDGTSAPRPGAGSDGNAGSVLTPASVTLTYHGSRSGAVRAMPRFLRVITGDAKAFTNGPENAHASWSCTGFENRQLADKYPLCPRGSQVVRRLAFPGCWNGRSTDSGNHRDHMAFAGRNGACPRGFTAVPQLTERLTYDVPPGDSFAVDSFPEQLRKPVTDHGDFIDVMPDALMNRAVGCINGGRTCS, encoded by the coding sequence ATGACGATCGCGGCGATGGCCCTCCTGCTGGGCGGTGGTGCGCTCGCGGCCATCGCCGGCACCGCGCTGGCCCACAACTCCGGCCCGGACCCCGTACCGGGCCACCAGCACCTCGCCGTGACCGCCGCCACTGTCTCCTGCCCCGATGTCGGCGAGAACCTGCGGACGGTGCCGAGCGTCGCACGGCTCCAGGTCTCCCGGGGGCTGGCCTCCCTCGACCGCCAGGTGTCGGACGCGTACCAGGCGATGATGTCGGGCGGCAGCAGCGGTGCGACGCTCGGCACGCTGGAGCGGCAGCGCCGGCAGACCATCGGGGCGATGGCGGACGCGATCGCCCGCGGCGGTGTGCGACGCCCGGACGACCTGATGCGGATGAGTGCCTGCACCACGAAGCCCACCGGGACCACCCCCGACCGGGACCTGAGCCAGCGCCAGAGCCGGAGTCGGGGCGGGAAGCAGGGGCCGGGGCAGGGCTTGCACCACCGGCAGACCGGGCCCTCGCGGGACGACTTCGTGGACATCACCACGGTCGCGCCGGGCACTGTCAGCCCGCCGTTCGCCACGCCCGGTGGGCGGGGCGCGTCCACCGGCACCTTTTCCAGCGCGTGCGGGCGCAACGAGAACGGCCACTTCAACTCCGACAACGTCATCGTGACCCCGGGCGTGACCAACGGCGCCCACCACACCCACGACTACGTCGGCAACACCACCACCGACGCCTTCTCCACCGAGCAGTCGCTGGCCGCGTCCGGCACCACCTGCTCCAACGGTGATCTGTCGACGTACTACTGGCCGGTGCTGCGCGAGCTGGACGGCACCTCCGCACCGCGGCCGGGCGCCGGGAGCGACGGCAACGCCGGCTCGGTGCTGACGCCGGCCTCGGTGACGCTGACCTACCACGGCAGCCGGTCGGGCGCCGTACGGGCGATGCCGCGCTTCCTGCGGGTGATCACCGGCGACGCCAAGGCGTTCACCAACGGGCCGGAGAACGCCCACGCCTCCTGGAGCTGCACCGGCTTCGAGAACCGGCAGCTGGCCGACAAGTACCCACTGTGCCCCAGGGGTTCGCAGGTGGTCCGCAGGCTGGCCTTTCCCGGTTGCTGGAACGGTCGCAGCACGGACAGCGGAAACCACCGCGACCATATGGCCTTCGCCGGCCGGAACGGCGCCTGTCCGCGGGGCTTCACGGCGGTTCCGCAGCTCACCGAGCGTCTGACGTACGACGTCCCGCCGGGCGACAGCTTCGCGGTGGACAGCTTCCCCGAGCAGCTGCGCAAACCCGTGACGGACCATGGGGACTTCATCGACGTGATGCCGGACGCGCTGATGAACCGCGCGGTCGGGTGCATCAACGGCGGGCGGACCTGTTCCTGA
- a CDS encoding DUF4277 domain-containing protein: MAAKRLAALPVVADFCRRLDIAGIFDRLCPVREVARVSHGEVVEALIANRLTAPAPLEHIAAWAGEWAVEDVFGIEAETLNDDRIARALDAIAPEPEHITGSVGAAAISAFGPLCSDGFGDFFPDDPAAAPALSDGLVAALYAWAKSIDATLDLHLRDREAGRYDAQRERLFHEGAEPASRVAHEAGPARTVTHEGPAHGGLVALTSITWQGDRQL; the protein is encoded by the coding sequence GTGGCGGCCAAGCGGTTGGCCGCGCTGCCGGTGGTCGCGGACTTCTGTCGTCGGCTGGACATCGCTGGGATCTTCGACCGGCTTTGCCCGGTGAGGGAGGTGGCCCGGGTATCGCATGGCGAGGTGGTCGAGGCGCTGATCGCCAACCGGCTCACTGCTCCGGCACCGCTGGAGCACATCGCCGCGTGGGCGGGTGAGTGGGCGGTCGAAGACGTCTTCGGGATCGAGGCGGAAACACTCAACGACGACCGGATCGCCCGTGCACTGGACGCCATTGCCCCGGAGCCGGAGCACATCACCGGCTCGGTCGGCGCCGCCGCGATCAGCGCGTTCGGCCCGTTGTGCTCGGATGGATTCGGGGACTTCTTTCCCGACGATCCCGCCGCCGCGCCGGCCCTGTCCGATGGTCTCGTCGCCGCTCTGTACGCGTGGGCGAAGAGCATCGACGCCACACTGGATCTGCACCTGCGGGACCGGGAGGCCGGCAGGTACGACGCCCAGCGGGAACGGCTGTTCCACGAAGGGGCGGAGCCGGCGAGCCGAGTCGCCCACGAGGCCGGCCCCGCCCGGACGGTGACCCACGAAGGCCCGGCGCATGGTGGTCTGGTCGCGCTCACGTCCATAACCTGGCAGGGGGACCGGCAGTTGTAA
- a CDS encoding SCO0930 family lipoprotein produces MPVPAPPTAFSAPSAGASARRHAILAVTALAAALTFTTACGSSSGGYAAGTGTGGDHVQPAGQGTNGYGGQADDDSGKPAAAGKPAGALALRQSAALGPFVTDAQGMTLYRFDKDTAKPPTSNCSGACATTWPPVPADGATAPAGIAPDALGSVTRADGTKQLTVNGWPAYRYAKDTRPGDTKGQGLGGTWHALASDGTKAGTQPAADVGVFAQPQLGRILVDDMGRTLYRFNKDNPWPMKFGCTGTCLDTWKPARPADRSKLNGIAPHLVSTVTRPDGTRQLAIGCWPVYWFTGDKQPGDINGQGKMGLWFAVSEDGKKNTNSTSDTASSHIPTTPPY; encoded by the coding sequence ATGCCCGTACCGGCACCCCCCACTGCCTTCTCGGCCCCGTCGGCCGGGGCCTCGGCCCGGCGGCACGCCATCCTCGCCGTCACCGCCCTCGCCGCAGCGCTCACCTTCACCACCGCCTGCGGCAGCAGCAGCGGCGGATACGCCGCCGGTACCGGTACCGGCGGTGACCACGTGCAGCCCGCCGGCCAGGGCACCAACGGCTACGGCGGCCAGGCCGACGACGACAGCGGAAAGCCCGCCGCGGCCGGCAAACCCGCCGGCGCCCTCGCCCTGCGCCAGTCCGCCGCCCTCGGCCCGTTCGTCACCGACGCCCAGGGCATGACCCTCTACCGCTTCGACAAGGACACCGCCAAGCCCCCCACGTCCAACTGCTCCGGCGCCTGCGCGACCACCTGGCCACCGGTCCCCGCCGACGGCGCCACCGCGCCCGCCGGCATCGCCCCCGACGCCCTCGGCTCGGTCACCCGCGCCGACGGCACCAAGCAGCTGACCGTCAACGGCTGGCCCGCATACCGCTACGCCAAGGACACCCGGCCCGGCGACACCAAGGGCCAGGGCCTGGGCGGCACCTGGCACGCACTGGCCTCCGACGGAACCAAGGCCGGCACCCAACCGGCCGCCGACGTCGGGGTGTTCGCCCAGCCACAGCTCGGCCGGATCCTGGTCGACGACATGGGCCGCACCCTCTACCGCTTCAACAAGGACAACCCCTGGCCGATGAAGTTCGGCTGCACCGGCACCTGCCTGGACACCTGGAAGCCGGCCAGGCCCGCCGACCGCTCCAAACTCAACGGCATCGCCCCGCACCTCGTCTCCACCGTCACCCGGCCGGACGGCACCCGCCAGCTCGCCATCGGCTGCTGGCCGGTCTACTGGTTCACCGGCGACAAGCAGCCCGGCGACATCAACGGCCAGGGCAAGATGGGCCTGTGGTTCGCGGTCTCCGAGGACGGCAAGAAGAACACCAACTCCACGAGTGACACGGCCAGTTCGCACATTCCCACGACACCGCCGTACTGA
- a CDS encoding MerR family transcriptional regulator, producing MAWSIADVARMSGVTSRTLRHYDEIGLLPPAWIGSNGHRYYEEADLLRLQQILLMRELDLGLREIQAVLDSQVDQLDALREHHRRLLAERDRLETLARTVGRTIAELEEGKDNSDMTKINRPENLFEGFEPGRHDAEARERWPEQWEQSQRALAGMTAEGMEQWQREATAQMIRMAEFMVAGTPVADPAVQAEVDAHYQGICRFWTPCAAAYKGLAQTYVDDSGFRTNFDRIADGLAVYQRDAMAVYADARLS from the coding sequence ATGGCCTGGTCGATCGCGGATGTGGCCCGGATGTCCGGAGTGACGTCCCGGACGCTGCGGCATTACGACGAGATCGGCCTGCTGCCACCGGCGTGGATCGGGAGCAACGGGCACCGCTACTACGAGGAGGCTGATCTGCTGCGGCTGCAGCAGATCCTGCTGATGCGGGAGCTGGATCTGGGGCTGCGTGAGATCCAGGCGGTCCTGGACAGCCAGGTAGATCAGCTGGACGCGCTCCGCGAGCACCACCGACGACTGCTTGCGGAACGCGACCGGCTGGAGACGCTCGCTCGCACGGTCGGCCGCACCATCGCCGAACTGGAGGAAGGCAAGGACAACAGCGACATGACAAAGATCAACAGGCCGGAGAACCTGTTCGAGGGCTTCGAGCCCGGCCGCCACGATGCGGAGGCGCGTGAGCGCTGGCCGGAGCAGTGGGAGCAGTCCCAGCGAGCCCTCGCAGGGATGACCGCCGAGGGTATGGAGCAGTGGCAGCGTGAGGCGACGGCGCAGATGATCCGCATGGCGGAGTTCATGGTGGCCGGCACACCCGTCGCCGATCCTGCGGTGCAGGCCGAGGTGGACGCCCACTACCAGGGCATATGCCGGTTCTGGACCCCGTGCGCGGCCGCGTACAAGGGACTGGCCCAGACGTACGTCGACGACTCTGGGTTCCGTACGAACTTCGACCGGATCGCCGACGGACTGGCCGTCTACCAGCGCGACGCGATGGCCGTCTACGCCGACGCACGGCTGAGCTGA
- a CDS encoding CdaR family transcriptional regulator — protein MPVARARQDLFDVLAGQQRTPEGGLGELARAAGWPVPDTLQAVVLATPAEAPQLAAALGHALIGSVDGYTAFFVPDPATQNRARLEAALKGRTTAVGHAVPAAEAASSLYWARYLLSLVPGRGGPETRAAFVDDHLSALLLLQDESLAAALTSRWLGPLAQLTPRQSERLEVTLLAWLEGGGAPEAARLLHVHPQTVRYRLRQIEKLFGPALRDPRTRFELEMALRSRRLMAHLRSRQARAGRRARAVTSNIRPLDTAGEARVNGL, from the coding sequence ATGCCGGTGGCACGGGCCCGCCAGGACCTCTTCGACGTCCTCGCCGGGCAGCAGAGAACCCCGGAGGGCGGCCTCGGTGAACTCGCCCGGGCGGCCGGCTGGCCGGTCCCCGACACACTCCAGGCCGTGGTACTCGCCACCCCGGCCGAGGCCCCCCAACTGGCCGCCGCCCTCGGACACGCCCTCATCGGCAGCGTCGACGGCTACACCGCCTTCTTCGTGCCCGACCCGGCCACCCAGAACAGGGCCCGCCTGGAAGCCGCCCTCAAGGGCCGCACCACCGCCGTCGGCCACGCCGTCCCCGCCGCGGAGGCCGCCTCCTCGCTGTACTGGGCCCGCTATCTGCTGTCCCTGGTCCCTGGCAGGGGCGGCCCCGAGACACGCGCGGCGTTCGTCGACGACCACCTCTCGGCGCTACTGCTTCTCCAGGACGAGTCGCTGGCCGCCGCCCTCACGTCCCGCTGGCTGGGACCGCTCGCGCAGTTGACGCCGCGCCAGAGCGAACGACTGGAAGTCACCCTGCTGGCCTGGCTGGAGGGCGGCGGCGCCCCCGAGGCCGCCAGGCTGCTGCATGTCCATCCGCAGACCGTCCGCTACCGATTGCGCCAGATCGAGAAACTCTTCGGCCCGGCGCTACGCGATCCACGGACCCGCTTCGAGCTGGAAATGGCCCTGCGCAGCCGCCGTTTGATGGCCCACCTCCGCAGCCGGCAGGCTCGGGCCGGTCGCCGGGCCCGCGCGGTGACATCGAATATCAGGCCCCTCGACACGGCTGGGGAGGCCCGGGTCAACGGCCTGTGA
- a CDS encoding DUF4142 domain-containing protein has protein sequence MRLMPGTREKPPAFGRALATGLVVCALLATLAALLVPVQLFGESAAAATNTVGYEDDGGGTVSTRYGPLSAMDRDFVRKVRLAGLWEMPAGRQAQARGRTAAVRAAGDHLVAGHTELDLRSRQAAQQLGIALPDRPTAEQQGWLGQLGAASDEDFGPLFAQLLRRSHGKVFALVALVRDQTRNSVVRALADRANAVVLDHMTVLEQTGQVDFGTLHSN, from the coding sequence ATGCGGTTGATGCCTGGCACCAGGGAGAAGCCCCCCGCCTTCGGGCGGGCCCTCGCCACCGGTCTGGTGGTCTGCGCACTGCTGGCCACGCTCGCGGCGCTGTTGGTGCCGGTGCAGCTCTTCGGCGAGAGTGCGGCCGCGGCCACCAACACCGTGGGCTACGAAGACGACGGCGGGGGCACCGTGAGCACCCGTTACGGTCCGCTGAGCGCGATGGACCGGGACTTCGTCCGCAAGGTCCGACTGGCCGGCCTGTGGGAGATGCCTGCCGGCCGGCAGGCGCAGGCGCGCGGCCGGACCGCCGCCGTCCGCGCCGCGGGCGACCATCTCGTCGCCGGCCACACCGAGTTGGACCTCCGGTCGCGCCAGGCCGCGCAGCAACTCGGTATCGCCTTGCCCGACCGGCCCACCGCCGAGCAGCAGGGTTGGCTCGGTCAGCTCGGCGCCGCCTCGGACGAGGACTTCGGTCCACTCTTCGCGCAGTTGCTGCGTCGCTCGCACGGCAAGGTGTTCGCTCTGGTCGCACTGGTCCGCGACCAGACCCGCAACTCGGTCGTCCGTGCGCTGGCCGACCGGGCCAACGCCGTGGTTCTGGACCACATGACGGTCCTGGAGCAGACCGGCCAGGTCGACTTCGGCACGCTGCACAGCAATTGA
- a CDS encoding class I SAM-dependent methyltransferase: MRSGVPSLTARSAAAHRAAHQVIEGGRVFTDPLAIRLLGESAADIAREARAHPERRLMRLFIAARSRFAEDALDAAVAAGVRQLVVLGAGLDTYAYRNPHSAVGLTVFEVDHPSTQAWKRERLAAAGIDPPSSLTFVPVDFARRTLTDGLRVAGFDPDRPSFFSWLGVVPYLTRENVFATLRSVAELPGGAEIVFDYGDPPSALPPDQRAAHDARAARVAALGEPWLTYFEADQLAADLRDSGFTTVEDLGRSALAARYFGAPADAPRQPGAHVVRAASPTRHR; this comes from the coding sequence ATGCGCTCCGGAGTGCCCAGTCTCACCGCTCGGTCCGCGGCCGCCCATCGCGCGGCCCACCAAGTCATAGAGGGTGGCCGTGTCTTCACCGATCCGCTGGCGATCCGCCTGCTCGGTGAGAGCGCGGCCGACATCGCGCGTGAAGCGCGCGCACATCCCGAGCGGCGCTTGATGCGGCTGTTCATCGCGGCACGCAGTCGGTTCGCCGAGGACGCGCTGGACGCCGCCGTTGCCGCAGGGGTGCGCCAACTCGTCGTGCTGGGTGCGGGATTGGACACCTACGCCTACCGGAACCCGCACAGCGCGGTGGGCCTGACCGTGTTCGAGGTGGATCATCCGTCGACCCAGGCATGGAAGCGCGAACGGCTGGCGGCTGCCGGGATCGACCCGCCGTCGTCGCTGACGTTCGTGCCGGTGGACTTCGCACGGCGGACTCTCACCGATGGCTTGCGGGTCGCGGGGTTCGATCCGGACCGCCCGTCCTTCTTCAGCTGGCTCGGCGTGGTCCCGTACCTCACGCGGGAGAACGTGTTCGCGACCCTCCGCTCCGTGGCGGAACTGCCCGGCGGCGCCGAGATCGTGTTCGACTACGGCGACCCGCCCAGCGCCCTGCCGCCTGACCAGCGCGCCGCACATGACGCCAGGGCGGCCCGTGTCGCTGCTCTGGGAGAGCCGTGGCTGACCTACTTCGAGGCCGACCAACTGGCGGCGGACCTCAGAGATTCCGGCTTCACCACGGTCGAGGACCTCGGCCGGAGCGCCCTGGCCGCCCGCTATTTCGGCGCCCCGGCCGACGCGCCACGGCAGCCGGGAGCCCACGTCGTCCGCGCCGCAAGCCCCACCAGGCACCGGTGA
- a CDS encoding MBL fold metallo-hydrolase — translation MNVIEVVPRLRMLRFPVGAAYLWRDDDGLTLIDTGTLGCAAKIEEVLDGVLRRIVLTHWHEDHTGSAAELAARHGAEVVAHRLEAPVIQGEAAGAPPVLEEFEVPIRAALPPLSPAPPCRVDHEVEDGDMLEFGGGAVVVAVPGHTDGSIALHLPGPRVLFAGDAVANVGQTMLGVFNTDRARAVKSLHRLAQLEVDTAVFGHGDPISHGATAALQTAATAAAV, via the coding sequence ATGAATGTGATCGAGGTGGTGCCGAGGCTGCGCATGCTCCGCTTCCCGGTGGGGGCAGCGTATCTGTGGCGGGACGACGATGGGCTGACCCTGATCGACACCGGGACGTTGGGCTGCGCAGCGAAGATCGAGGAAGTTCTGGACGGCGTGCTGCGGCGGATCGTGCTGACCCACTGGCACGAGGACCATACGGGCTCGGCCGCCGAACTGGCTGCCCGGCACGGCGCGGAGGTGGTGGCTCATCGACTGGAGGCACCGGTCATCCAGGGCGAGGCAGCCGGGGCGCCGCCGGTGCTGGAGGAGTTCGAGGTGCCGATCCGGGCGGCCCTTCCGCCACTGTCGCCGGCCCCACCGTGCCGGGTGGACCATGAGGTGGAGGACGGCGACATGCTGGAGTTCGGTGGCGGGGCGGTGGTGGTCGCGGTGCCTGGGCACACGGACGGGTCGATCGCGCTGCACCTGCCTGGGCCCAGGGTGCTGTTCGCCGGCGACGCGGTCGCCAACGTCGGCCAAACCATGCTGGGTGTCTTCAACACCGACCGCGCCCGGGCCGTCAAGTCACTGCACCGACTTGCCCAACTGGAGGTCGACACGGCGGTCTTTGGACACGGAGATCCGATCTCACACGGTGCGACGGCCGCCCTGCAAACAGCAGCCACCGCCGCAGCGGTATGA
- a CDS encoding Imm63 family immunity protein, producing the protein MTITLEGVYDAVRSMLSGIEGLDGADVVGNGPPDAGYPHAEVHDGAIHWVVLERNKEVERRTAGDLNEFLYWAALHTTRDAASRWELDHRGLLPGCSDTRVGWLARQVQLLGLVRPEWADRFRAQIPQQCPGVRLQDVDAYPVEERS; encoded by the coding sequence ATGACGATAACCCTTGAGGGTGTCTACGACGCTGTCCGTAGCATGCTGTCGGGCATCGAAGGGCTCGACGGCGCGGACGTCGTCGGCAACGGCCCTCCCGATGCCGGCTACCCCCACGCCGAAGTCCACGACGGTGCCATCCACTGGGTGGTGCTGGAGCGGAACAAGGAAGTGGAGCGCCGCACAGCCGGGGACCTGAACGAGTTCCTGTACTGGGCTGCGCTGCACACCACTCGTGACGCCGCCTCCCGCTGGGAGCTCGACCACCGGGGTCTGTTGCCCGGCTGCAGCGACACCCGGGTGGGGTGGCTGGCCAGGCAGGTCCAGCTACTGGGGTTGGTCCGGCCCGAGTGGGCGGACAGGTTCCGGGCGCAGATCCCGCAGCAGTGCCCGGGAGTGCGCCTTCAGGACGTGGACGCCTATCCGGTCGAGGAGCGGTCATGA
- a CDS encoding NADH-ubiquinone oxidoreductase-F iron-sulfur binding region domain-containing protein gives MTAPAPVHPLPSTSDTTRLPALATSPVGMGVGLPVPTLTSVGPPRLLAGLDELPRLDRVAHLTLHGQPPPLTAQELVALAENTDLRGRGGAGFPFARKVTAVLDGIRHTDGKAAVVVNGSEGEPSCLKDTALLLHVPHLVLDGALLAAGAIGARQIAIGVTRPDVADSVRRAIAERGPVRPPLRVVRLPERFVTGEGTALSNGLSGGPALPSGRRVRSSERGLDGLPTLLSNAETYAQLALAARLGALGYRTAGLPSEPGTLLLTVAGRQVVEAPYGTPLLQVLTHCGMDAGQGVLLGGYHGTWLSPDAARTATLSRDALAAHGAVPGAGAVLPLPYDTCPAGETVRVAHWMAAESAGQCGPCLLGLPALADQLDRAVRGGGGAALEAVHARLRAVRGRGACSHPDGTARFVASALAAFPEEFDRHARGFGCGRPVTGVLPVTGDRPRHPRPPRIPPVPPYPPPPPPPPPERLLVDWTLCRGHGLCAELVPAMIRLGPDGYPETAGAPLPARMRRRARLAVRRCPALALRIQSGN, from the coding sequence ATGACCGCCCCGGCCCCCGTTCACCCACTGCCGTCCACCTCGGACACCACCCGGCTGCCCGCCCTCGCAACTTCCCCCGTCGGCATGGGTGTTGGCTTGCCGGTCCCCACCCTCACATCCGTAGGCCCGCCACGACTCCTCGCCGGACTCGACGAACTGCCCCGGCTCGACCGGGTCGCGCATCTGACGCTGCACGGCCAGCCGCCCCCACTGACCGCGCAGGAGCTGGTGGCGCTGGCCGAGAACACCGACCTGCGCGGCCGGGGTGGCGCCGGCTTCCCGTTCGCCCGGAAGGTGACGGCCGTCCTTGACGGCATCCGCCACACCGACGGCAAGGCCGCTGTGGTCGTCAACGGCAGTGAGGGCGAACCCAGTTGTCTCAAGGACACCGCACTGCTGCTGCACGTTCCGCACCTGGTGCTGGACGGCGCCCTGCTGGCCGCCGGCGCGATCGGCGCCCGGCAGATCGCGATCGGGGTGACCCGCCCGGACGTGGCGGACTCGGTGCGTCGCGCCATCGCCGAACGCGGCCCGGTCCGGCCACCGTTACGGGTCGTCCGGCTGCCCGAGCGGTTCGTCACCGGCGAGGGCACCGCGCTCAGCAACGGCCTGTCCGGCGGCCCCGCACTGCCCTCGGGCCGCAGGGTCCGCTCCAGCGAACGCGGCCTGGACGGCCTGCCCACCCTGCTGTCCAACGCCGAGACCTACGCCCAGCTGGCCCTGGCCGCACGGCTGGGTGCCCTCGGCTATCGCACCGCGGGCCTGCCCTCCGAGCCCGGCACCCTGCTGCTGACGGTCGCCGGCCGGCAGGTCGTGGAGGCCCCCTACGGGACGCCGCTGCTCCAGGTCCTCACGCACTGCGGCATGGACGCCGGGCAGGGCGTGCTCCTCGGCGGCTACCACGGCACCTGGCTCTCCCCCGACGCCGCGCGGACCGCCACCCTCTCCCGCGACGCGCTGGCCGCCCACGGCGCGGTGCCGGGCGCCGGGGCGGTCCTGCCGCTGCCCTACGACACCTGCCCGGCGGGCGAGACGGTACGGGTCGCGCACTGGATGGCCGCCGAGTCCGCCGGACAGTGCGGGCCCTGCCTACTGGGGCTGCCCGCCCTCGCCGACCAGCTCGACCGCGCCGTACGGGGTGGCGGGGGCGCCGCCCTGGAGGCCGTGCACGCCCGCCTGCGGGCGGTGCGTGGTCGCGGCGCCTGCAGCCACCCGGACGGTACCGCGCGCTTCGTGGCATCGGCCCTCGCCGCCTTCCCCGAGGAGTTCGACCGCCACGCGCGCGGGTTCGGGTGCGGCCGCCCGGTGACCGGGGTGCTCCCGGTCACCGGCGACCGGCCGCGGCATCCCCGCCCTCCACGGATCCCGCCGGTGCCCCCGTATCCGCCGCCCCCACCTCCCCCACCACCGGAGCGGCTGCTGGTCGACTGGACACTGTGCCGCGGACACGGCCTGTGCGCGGAGCTGGTACCGGCGATGATCCGGCTCGGCCCGGACGGCTACCCCGAGACCGCCGGGGCACCCCTGCCGGCCCGTATGCGCCGCCGCGCCCGGCTCGCGGTGCGCCGCTGCCCGGCCCTCGCCCTCCGCATACAGAGCGGGAACTGA